From one Desulfurobacterium thermolithotrophum DSM 11699 genomic stretch:
- the accD gene encoding acetyl-CoA carboxylase, carboxyltransferase subunit beta yields MFKNFFRKKLIKEQKTQSPVPTGLWIKCDSCKSLLFKGELESNLMVCPKCGYHFPVPAKDRLYMLFDKSTYEELDTDLEPKDILEFVDRKSYSQRLKEAQEKTGLKDAVINAKGKLDGKDVLISCFDFRFMGGSMGSVVGEKITRNIERAAEEKVPFICISASGGARMQEGIVSLMQMAKTSAALTRLEERGVPYISVLTHPTMGGVSASFAFLGDVIIAEPKALIGFAGPRVIEQTIRQKLPKGFQRSEFLLEHGLIDMVVERKELRNTLSKLVDLLG; encoded by the coding sequence ATGTTTAAAAATTTCTTCAGAAAGAAATTGATTAAGGAGCAAAAAACACAGTCTCCTGTTCCAACAGGTCTTTGGATTAAGTGTGATAGCTGTAAATCTCTTCTTTTTAAAGGAGAACTCGAAAGTAATCTTATGGTATGTCCTAAGTGTGGTTATCACTTTCCTGTTCCTGCAAAGGATAGACTTTATATGTTGTTTGATAAAAGTACTTACGAAGAATTGGATACTGACCTTGAGCCCAAAGATATTTTAGAGTTTGTAGATAGGAAATCCTATAGTCAAAGATTAAAAGAAGCTCAGGAAAAAACTGGATTAAAAGATGCTGTGATAAATGCTAAAGGAAAGTTAGATGGTAAAGATGTTTTGATAAGTTGTTTTGATTTTCGTTTTATGGGTGGTAGTATGGGCTCGGTGGTCGGCGAGAAGATAACGAGAAATATAGAAAGGGCTGCAGAAGAAAAGGTTCCCTTTATCTGCATTTCGGCTTCTGGTGGTGCTAGAATGCAGGAAGGAATTGTATCTTTGATGCAAATGGCAAAAACATCTGCGGCCCTTACGCGCCTTGAGGAAAGGGGGGTTCCTTATATCTCCGTCCTTACTCATCCAACAATGGGCGGAGTATCAGCGAGCTTTGCTTTCCTTGGGGACGTGATTATTGCTGAGCCTAAGGCTCTTATTGGTTTCGCCGGTCCCCGAGTCATAGAACAAACTATTAGACAAAAGCTTCCTAAGGGTTTTCAGCGTTCAGAGTTTCTTTTAGAGCACGGGCTTATTGATATGGTTGTTGAAAGAAAAGAGCTTAGGAATACTCTTTCAAAGCTAGTGGATCTATTGGGATGA
- a CDS encoding S-adenosylmethionine decarboxylase family protein — translation MEFVGRHIMMDATVRDIRKINAIQPIYDYMEEMARQLDMTLVYPPIVARFPFAQSELEQFVKKLSEENVKSRTLEFMEETLKRRATEDSGVSGVSIWLESHCTIHTWPEEKFFSLDAYSCKDFDPMVAFELTIKWFDVEYASFVDVERYIGGPCVIKAYEYKNGKLKPCEPSIPTK, via the coding sequence ATGGAGTTTGTAGGAAGACATATAATGATGGATGCTACTGTAAGGGATATAAGGAAAATAAATGCTATTCAACCTATTTATGATTATATGGAAGAAATGGCAAGACAACTTGATATGACCTTAGTTTATCCTCCAATTGTTGCTAGATTTCCATTTGCACAATCTGAGCTTGAACAGTTTGTTAAAAAACTCTCTGAAGAAAATGTAAAAAGTAGAACTTTAGAGTTCATGGAAGAAACTTTAAAAAGAAGAGCAACTGAAGATAGCGGAGTTTCTGGAGTTTCAATTTGGCTTGAAAGCCACTGTACAATTCATACTTGGCCTGAAGAAAAATTTTTCAGCCTTGATGCTTACAGCTGTAAAGACTTTGATCCAATGGTTGCTTTTGAACTTACAATTAAGTGGTTTGACGTTGAATATGCATCTTTTGTTGATGTTGAAAGATACATTGGAGGACCTTGCGTAATAAAAGCTTACGAGTATAAAAATGGAAAACTAAAACCTTGTGAACCTTCAATCCCTACTAAATAA
- the rpsF gene encoding 30S ribosomal protein S6: protein MREYYYEMVYILRPTMSDEEIEKGIEKVNSYVERYNGEVLHIDKWGRRELAYPINDYDRGYYVLEYIKTNDRDFVKNMENFFRINEDVIRFLTFRLKPSEVKELKEKLGAKAETAPAAAEESKGEE, encoded by the coding sequence ATGAGAGAATACTACTATGAGATGGTTTATATACTTAGACCAACCATGTCTGATGAAGAAATTGAGAAAGGAATAGAAAAAGTTAACTCATACGTTGAAAGATACAATGGAGAAGTTCTTCACATTGATAAATGGGGAAGAAGAGAGTTAGCTTATCCAATTAATGACTACGATAGAGGATACTACGTTTTAGAGTACATTAAAACAAACGATAGGGATTTTGTTAAAAATATGGAGAACTTCTTTAGAATTAATGAAGATGTAATTAGATTTTTAACTTTTAGATTAAAGCCATCTGAGGTCAAGGAACTTAAAGAAAAACTTGGAGCAAAAGCTGAAACCGCTCCAGCTGCTGCCGAAGAGTCTAAGGGAGAAGAGTAA
- a CDS encoding IS5-like element ISDeth1 family transposase, whose protein sequence is MPKLRKKPILSGMKAKRLNFHKVLNLSKTYMNRRGQAVLVYLYPFKTKRGRPKKYPDEIILTLLFLQVAWNLSFRDLEYLAVQIFGRENIPDFSTYYYRLKQLPSILLVDFLNFVSRRLLGKYHKELRFLIIDGTGFKYNEIYPLKILRGKEIKEVKSHVKVVVLSVHLKDGKRFILTALPGESYASEVKLGEKIVRWLNERGFIWRALKGKPFLGDKAYDSIKFIELVLLAGLKPYIKVRETLRKGIKSEIRLKCKELLESDEIYRFRGLIESIFGEVKQDVGSYEKTKSFHIAQLFVLAKFILFNMGVLFFVWMIFQTLSGV, encoded by the coding sequence TTGCCAAAATTAAGAAAAAAGCCTATCCTCTCCGGTATGAAAGCGAAAAGACTAAATTTCCACAAAGTACTCAACCTATCAAAAACATACATGAACCGGAGAGGACAGGCTGTACTGGTATATTTATATCCTTTTAAAACCAAAAGAGGAAGACCCAAGAAATACCCTGACGAGATAATTCTTACCCTTCTTTTCCTCCAAGTAGCCTGGAACCTATCATTCAGAGACCTTGAATATTTGGCAGTTCAGATATTTGGAAGAGAGAATATTCCTGATTTTTCAACCTATTATTACCGACTCAAGCAACTACCTTCCATTCTCCTTGTAGATTTTCTGAACTTTGTCTCTCGAAGACTCTTAGGGAAGTATCATAAAGAACTAAGATTTCTGATAATAGATGGAACTGGCTTCAAATACAATGAGATTTATCCATTGAAAATTCTAAGAGGCAAAGAGATAAAGGAGGTAAAAAGCCACGTTAAAGTTGTTGTATTAAGCGTTCATCTAAAAGATGGAAAAAGGTTCATTCTTACTGCATTACCTGGAGAGAGTTACGCTTCGGAAGTGAAACTTGGAGAGAAAATAGTTAGGTGGTTAAACGAAAGGGGATTTATATGGAGAGCTTTGAAAGGAAAGCCATTTTTAGGAGACAAAGCTTATGACAGCATTAAGTTTATTGAGCTTGTTCTGTTAGCAGGCTTAAAGCCTTACATAAAGGTGAGAGAAACATTAAGGAAGGGAATTAAATCTGAGATTAGGCTTAAATGCAAAGAGCTTTTAGAATCTGATGAAATTTACAGGTTTAGAGGACTGATAGAGAGTATTTTTGGAGAAGTTAAGCAGGATGTTGGAAGTTACGAGAAAACAAAGAGCTTTCATATAGCTCAACTGTTTGTTTTAGCTAAGTTTATCCTCTTTAACATGGGAGTTTTGTTCTTTGTCTGGATGATTTTTCAAACACTCTCAGGGGTTTAG
- a CDS encoding ankyrin repeat domain-containing protein, whose protein sequence is MKRLFIAISALVVLLTSFSTTTFGETKTQISQIDKRTKRNFFRAAKEGDVEKVKKLLKKGVPINITDKFKWTPLFYAIDFNNIKLVKLFIEKGANINAKDYFGVTPLHLATMRNNFKIAKLLINHGANINAKDNYGYTPLHFAAIYNSYSVAKLLIKEGANVNERDFYGNTPLHYCARTRKASLVAKLLLKSGADVKIKNDKGKTPLDVAKEMRNYKFSKLIAKYAKKRKTKQKS, encoded by the coding sequence ATGAAAAGATTATTTATAGCTATTTCTGCTTTAGTAGTATTATTAACTTCGTTCTCAACAACTACTTTTGGTGAAACAAAAACTCAAATTTCTCAAATAGACAAAAGAACAAAAAGGAATTTCTTTAGAGCTGCAAAAGAGGGAGACGTAGAAAAAGTGAAAAAACTTCTCAAAAAAGGAGTTCCCATTAACATTACAGATAAGTTTAAGTGGACTCCTCTATTTTATGCTATTGATTTTAACAATATAAAATTGGTAAAGCTTTTCATTGAAAAAGGTGCAAATATAAACGCAAAAGATTACTTTGGAGTTACTCCTTTACACTTAGCTACAATGAGAAATAACTTTAAAATTGCAAAACTTCTCATCAATCACGGTGCAAATATAAATGCCAAGGATAACTATGGCTATACTCCACTTCACTTTGCTGCCATCTATAATAGTTATTCTGTGGCAAAGCTTCTTATAAAAGAGGGAGCAAACGTTAACGAAAGAGATTTTTATGGAAATACGCCCCTTCACTACTGTGCAAGAACAAGGAAGGCAAGTTTAGTTGCAAAACTTCTTCTTAAAAGTGGTGCAGATGTGAAGATAAAAAACGACAAAGGTAAAACACCACTTGATGTTGCTAAGGAAATGAGGAACTATAAATTTTCAAAGCTCATTGCTAAAT
- the pth gene encoding aminoacyl-tRNA hydrolase, producing MIRLIVGLGNPGKKYEKTRHNVGWMVLDRLAEVLGTDFSKEKFKGKIAELRNDDGKKIFLLKPITYMNLSGESVGELAKFYKIKPEETLVIYDDLDLPLGKLRLRLKGSSGGHKGVASIEQCFGSQNFSRLRIGIGRPQTKEEVVNYVLSPFREDELEALGKAIDKAVSCLKEVIKKGDIDNKIMSKCN from the coding sequence ATGATAAGATTGATTGTAGGGCTTGGTAATCCTGGAAAGAAATACGAGAAAACCAGGCACAATGTAGGCTGGATGGTTTTAGACCGTTTAGCTGAAGTGCTTGGTACAGATTTTTCAAAGGAGAAGTTTAAAGGAAAGATTGCTGAGCTAAGGAATGATGATGGTAAGAAAATTTTTCTCCTAAAGCCAATTACGTATATGAACCTTAGTGGGGAAAGTGTTGGAGAACTTGCAAAGTTTTACAAGATAAAACCAGAGGAAACCTTAGTAATTTACGATGATCTTGACCTTCCCTTAGGAAAGCTTCGTCTGAGATTAAAAGGAAGCAGTGGTGGCCATAAAGGAGTGGCTTCTATAGAGCAGTGCTTTGGAAGTCAAAACTTTTCGAGACTACGAATAGGAATAGGAAGACCTCAAACAAAAGAGGAAGTTGTTAATTATGTGCTATCTCCCTTTAGAGAAGATGAATTAGAAGCTTTGGGTAAAGCAATAGATAAAGCAGTTAGTTGTTTGAAAGAGGTTATCAAAAAGGGAGATATCGACAACAAAATCATGAGTAAATGTAATTAA
- a CDS encoding 50S ribosomal protein L25, producing MKTVSLKATRREKTGKGVARKLRREGLLPAVIYGGGRPEATHIAIPASEVRKIKHHHGLVKLDLDGEERICILKDIQYNWLGDVPIHVDFQEVKFGETITTVVELEFVGTPIGVSEEGGVLEIMKREIEIETLPRAIPEKIVVDISNLHAGDALHVGEISVPEGIKIVDNPEETVVVVAEPEETTTEESEETGEE from the coding sequence ATGAAAACAGTAAGCTTGAAAGCTACCCGAAGAGAAAAGACAGGAAAAGGGGTAGCAAGAAAACTGCGCAGGGAAGGCCTTCTACCAGCCGTTATTTACGGTGGTGGAAGACCAGAGGCAACACACATAGCCATTCCTGCCAGTGAAGTAAGAAAGATTAAGCACCATCACGGTCTTGTTAAGTTAGACCTTGATGGTGAAGAGAGAATTTGTATTCTCAAGGACATCCAGTACAACTGGCTGGGTGATGTACCTATCCACGTTGACTTCCAAGAAGTCAAGTTCGGAGAAACTATTACAACAGTTGTTGAACTTGAGTTTGTTGGAACACCAATAGGTGTATCTGAAGAAGGTGGTGTTCTTGAAATCATGAAAAGAGAAATTGAAATTGAAACTCTTCCAAGAGCTATTCCTGAAAAAATTGTAGTTGATATTTCCAACCTTCATGCAGGAGATGCTCTTCACGTAGGAGAGATTTCTGTTCCTGAAGGAATTAAAATTGTAGATAACCCTGAAGAAACTGTAGTTGTAGTTGCTGAACCTGAAGAAACTACAACAGAAGAATCTGAAGAGACTGGAGAAGAATGA
- the rpsR gene encoding 30S ribosomal protein S18, with protein MSNGLPQRRFVRRRKYCKFCAEKIEKIDYKNVELLKPFISERGRIIPRRISGVCSKHQRQLARAVKRARHLALLPFVKID; from the coding sequence ATGAGTAATGGACTTCCACAGAGAAGATTTGTAAGAAGAAGGAAATATTGTAAGTTTTGCGCTGAAAAAATAGAGAAGATTGACTATAAGAACGTTGAACTTCTTAAACCTTTTATTTCTGAAAGAGGAAGGATTATTCCAAGAAGAATTTCTGGTGTATGCTCAAAACATCAAAGACAGCTTGCAAGAGCAGTTAAAAGAGCAAGACATCTTGCATTACTCCCATTTGTGAAGATAGACTAA
- the rsmI gene encoding 16S rRNA (cytidine(1402)-2'-O)-methyltransferase translates to MHSSERIGKLYIVATPIGNLEDITFRALKVLKEVDLIACEDTRRTIKLLNYYKIPVKKLVPYHEHNERKVSKKLIKELLSGKDIALVSDAGTPCISDPGYRIVSLAREKKIDVIPIPGASAVIAALSASGFPTDRFLFVGFLPKKELQLKKTIKEISKLPYTVVAYESPHRLEKTLKILKEMIPEKKIGIYREITKLNEEFLEGNPGKLLNELTLEDKLKGEFVLLFYPSKEEKENENEKSLDEILLQLKEEGNSLKTTVKEACQRTGLPKNEVYKRALELFSRD, encoded by the coding sequence ATGCATAGCTCAGAGAGGATAGGAAAACTATACATCGTTGCAACTCCTATTGGAAATCTTGAAGATATAACTTTTAGAGCTCTGAAAGTTTTAAAAGAAGTTGATTTGATTGCCTGTGAAGATACAAGGAGAACTATTAAACTTCTTAACTATTACAAAATTCCTGTAAAGAAACTTGTTCCGTACCATGAACACAACGAAAGAAAAGTTTCAAAGAAGTTGATTAAAGAACTCTTATCAGGAAAAGACATTGCACTTGTTTCTGATGCTGGTACTCCCTGTATTAGCGATCCAGGTTATAGAATTGTGAGTCTTGCAAGAGAAAAGAAAATCGATGTTATTCCAATACCTGGAGCATCTGCCGTAATTGCAGCTCTTTCTGCTTCAGGCTTTCCAACAGATAGGTTTCTTTTTGTTGGATTTTTGCCTAAAAAAGAATTACAGCTTAAGAAAACGATAAAAGAAATTTCAAAGCTACCTTATACCGTTGTAGCTTACGAGTCTCCTCATCGTCTTGAAAAAACTCTTAAAATTTTAAAAGAAATGATTCCAGAGAAAAAGATTGGTATCTATAGAGAAATTACTAAACTAAATGAAGAATTTTTGGAAGGAAATCCAGGAAAACTACTTAACGAACTTACTTTAGAAGATAAATTAAAAGGAGAATTCGTTCTTCTATTCTATCCTTCAAAAGAAGAGAAAGAAAATGAAAATGAAAAAAGCTTAGATGAAATCTTACTTCAGTTAAAAGAAGAAGGAAATTCTCTTAAGACTACCGTTAAGGAGGCCTGTCAAAGGACAGGTCTCCCTAAGAATGAAGTCTATAAAAGAGCTCTTGAGTTATTTAGTAGGGATTGA
- the mfd gene encoding transcription-repair coupling factor, whose product MIKRSLKLLKGKVKNKELVKCYGLPGGSKGFILKEIKELISSFLFLVPSEVVAESIIEDLKRFGLRVIYLPAWDVPPLDISSPLSLYQYRRLKSLYQLLSEPFNVLLLTPHSLFQKVILPENLIEYVIEIEKGKEIDYSLIPKKLTTLGYKRVDSEPEEGEFSIKGDTLELVSPEGERLVAEFFGDTVEELYLNKEIIEKFVIIPTLELLQDREKLKKLEEIYPGVVERHFLLGEISGAEKLLPDVFELVPVTEYIGGTLPAIVFEPDQVRTTGETFIKTVEENFELLKKEGIPSSKPEKFVWKIDIKPIVSIYDKPVKDGIDFGIKPLPSVNDENIKELFKSLEGFKVKLFYTSETLKIEAEKLSKKFGLDIQIEKGVSSGSFKIDERKEAWLTESEVVFETAKKEDITTLEPGTLVVHRDYGIGIFQGIISRVIGNKTFDFIEIEYAGGERLYAPFTQIDRIYKYSGYKGKSPKLDKLGGTSWKNLERKIKASLINFAKELAELYKERKSAKGEKILGDENLLREFERRFPYKPTPDQLKAIREVYKDMESEKPMDRLICGDVGFGKTEVAMRAAMKAVTDGRQVAVIVPTTILADQHYRTFKKRFKGFPVKIEAISRFKTKKEQKEILEKLKNGEIDIIIGTHRLTQDDVEFKNLGLLIIDEEHRFGVKTKEKLTKIKKNLDVLYLSATPIPRTLYSALSGFRDISVIETPPVGRRGTKVVVSKYSDRILKTAVERELKRNGQVFIVQNDIDELEPLKIKVEEMFPNIPVDIVHGQMKTEKIEKVMHKFFEGDIKILIATSIIESGLDIPSANTLIVIGAERFGLSQLYQLRGRVGRGIEKGYCYLLTSSKGKLTPEAVKRLEAMKKVSPVGGGFQLAMKDLEIRGAGTLLGPKQSGFVNTIGLDLYLKLFEEVTTEKEEEDVKITVPFEAFIPEDYIEDTKERLRIYGELSKSENPEEILSEIEKVHGAIPDPLVNIFKIMKIKKLAKEIGIKEITMTPSGRLVIVFGESPNILPEKLVEFVKSKDATFTPDKKLYMEAENLDKIIEILEEMMKG is encoded by the coding sequence ATGATAAAAAGAAGTTTAAAGCTACTTAAAGGTAAGGTAAAAAATAAAGAGTTAGTTAAATGCTATGGTCTTCCTGGAGGATCAAAGGGTTTTATCTTAAAGGAAATCAAAGAGTTAATATCTTCCTTTCTATTTTTAGTTCCTTCGGAAGTAGTAGCAGAGTCAATAATCGAGGACTTAAAAAGATTTGGCCTTCGAGTTATTTATCTTCCAGCTTGGGATGTACCACCTCTTGATATTTCATCTCCTTTATCTCTTTATCAATACCGTAGACTAAAGTCTCTTTACCAACTTCTTTCAGAGCCCTTTAACGTGCTTCTTTTAACCCCTCACTCTCTATTTCAAAAAGTGATTTTACCTGAAAACTTAATCGAATATGTTATTGAGATAGAAAAAGGGAAGGAAATAGATTATTCGTTAATTCCTAAAAAGCTTACAACTTTGGGTTATAAAAGAGTAGATAGTGAACCTGAGGAAGGAGAATTTTCGATAAAGGGAGATACTCTTGAGTTAGTTAGTCCTGAGGGTGAAAGATTAGTTGCTGAGTTTTTTGGAGATACTGTTGAAGAGCTCTATTTAAACAAAGAAATAATAGAAAAGTTCGTAATCATTCCAACTTTAGAGCTTTTGCAGGATAGAGAAAAACTAAAAAAGTTAGAAGAAATATATCCAGGAGTTGTTGAGCGTCATTTCCTTTTAGGAGAAATCAGCGGTGCGGAAAAACTATTACCCGATGTTTTTGAACTTGTTCCAGTAACAGAATATATAGGAGGAACTCTTCCTGCTATCGTTTTTGAACCAGATCAAGTAAGGACAACAGGAGAGACATTTATAAAGACTGTTGAAGAAAATTTTGAGCTTTTAAAAAAGGAGGGTATTCCTTCCTCAAAACCGGAAAAGTTTGTTTGGAAAATAGATATAAAACCTATAGTGTCTATATATGATAAACCTGTTAAAGATGGAATAGACTTTGGGATTAAACCTCTTCCTTCTGTAAACGACGAAAACATTAAAGAACTTTTTAAATCCTTAGAAGGTTTTAAAGTTAAGCTTTTTTATACTTCAGAAACTTTAAAAATAGAAGCAGAAAAGCTTTCTAAAAAATTTGGACTAGACATTCAAATTGAAAAGGGAGTTTCATCTGGAAGTTTCAAAATAGACGAGAGAAAAGAAGCTTGGTTAACTGAATCTGAAGTAGTTTTTGAAACGGCTAAGAAAGAAGATATAACAACCTTAGAACCAGGAACTTTAGTGGTTCATAGAGATTATGGAATTGGAATATTTCAAGGGATAATCAGCAGAGTAATAGGAAATAAGACTTTTGATTTTATAGAGATTGAATATGCAGGTGGAGAAAGACTCTATGCTCCTTTTACCCAGATAGATAGGATTTATAAGTATTCAGGATACAAAGGTAAATCTCCAAAACTTGATAAGCTTGGGGGAACTTCCTGGAAAAATCTTGAAAGAAAGATAAAAGCATCTCTTATAAACTTTGCTAAAGAACTAGCAGAACTTTACAAAGAAAGAAAGAGCGCAAAAGGAGAAAAGATTTTAGGAGATGAGAATCTTCTAAGAGAATTTGAAAGGCGTTTTCCATACAAACCTACTCCTGACCAGTTAAAAGCAATCAGAGAAGTTTATAAAGATATGGAATCAGAAAAACCTATGGATAGACTTATTTGTGGAGATGTTGGTTTTGGAAAAACAGAAGTAGCAATGAGAGCTGCTATGAAAGCAGTAACAGATGGTAGACAGGTTGCAGTCATAGTACCAACTACTATACTTGCAGATCAGCACTACAGGACATTTAAGAAAAGATTTAAAGGTTTTCCTGTGAAAATAGAAGCAATTTCCCGATTTAAAACAAAAAAAGAGCAAAAGGAGATACTTGAAAAACTAAAAAATGGAGAAATTGACATAATTATTGGAACTCATAGACTTACTCAGGATGATGTGGAATTTAAAAATCTTGGTCTTTTAATAATAGATGAAGAACACAGGTTTGGTGTAAAAACAAAAGAAAAGCTTACAAAGATAAAGAAAAACCTCGATGTTCTTTATCTTTCTGCTACTCCAATTCCAAGAACTCTTTATTCTGCTTTATCAGGTTTTAGGGATATCTCCGTGATAGAAACTCCTCCTGTAGGAAGAAGAGGAACAAAAGTTGTTGTTTCGAAATACTCAGACAGAATTCTCAAGACTGCAGTAGAAAGAGAGCTAAAAAGAAACGGTCAGGTATTTATAGTTCAAAACGATATAGACGAACTAGAACCTTTAAAAATAAAAGTAGAAGAAATGTTTCCAAATATTCCTGTTGATATTGTTCATGGACAGATGAAAACTGAAAAAATAGAAAAAGTAATGCACAAATTTTTTGAAGGAGATATAAAAATTCTAATTGCTACCTCTATTATTGAATCTGGTCTTGATATTCCTTCAGCTAACACTCTTATTGTAATTGGTGCTGAAAGATTTGGACTTTCCCAACTTTACCAGCTAAGAGGAAGGGTAGGAAGAGGTATTGAAAAGGGTTACTGCTATCTTCTTACATCTTCAAAAGGAAAACTTACACCAGAAGCAGTTAAAAGACTTGAAGCAATGAAGAAAGTTTCACCTGTAGGTGGTGGATTTCAACTTGCTATGAAAGATTTAGAAATTAGAGGTGCAGGAACTTTACTTGGTCCTAAGCAAAGTGGATTTGTTAACACGATAGGTTTAGACTTATACTTGAAACTATTTGAAGAAGTAACAACTGAAAAAGAAGAAGAAGACGTTAAGATAACTGTTCCATTTGAAGCATTTATTCCTGAAGACTATATAGAGGATACGAAGGAAAGATTAAGAATTTATGGAGAGCTCTCTAAAAGCGAAAACCCTGAAGAAATCCTAAGTGAAATAGAAAAAGTTCATGGAGCCATTCCCGATCCTCTCGTAAATATATTCAAAATTATGAAGATAAAAAAATTAGCAAAAGAGATAGGCATAAAGGAAATTACAATGACTCCTTCTGGAAGGCTAGTTATAGTTTTTGGTGAATCCCCTAATATTCTTCCTGAAAAACTTGTAGAATTTGTAAAATCTAAAGATGCAACTTTCACTCCAGATAAAAAACTTTACATGGAAGCTGAAAATTTAGACAAGATAATAGAAATTCTTGAAGAGATGATGAAAGGATGA
- a CDS encoding RidA family protein → MKIINTSGAPKPVGPYSQGILSGNLIFTAGQIGINPKTGKLEETFEKQVLQALKNLEAILNRVGASKCSILKVTVFLKDITKFKEFNKIYKEFLKDCPVKPARSVVEVSNLPLGAEVEIECIAQRG, encoded by the coding sequence ATGAAAATAATAAATACAAGCGGAGCGCCAAAACCTGTAGGACCTTACTCTCAGGGAATTTTATCAGGAAATTTAATTTTCACAGCTGGGCAGATAGGAATAAATCCAAAAACGGGAAAACTTGAAGAAACTTTTGAAAAACAAGTCTTACAAGCATTAAAAAATCTTGAAGCTATTTTAAATAGAGTAGGAGCAAGTAAGTGCAGCATTTTAAAAGTTACGGTTTTTTTAAAGGATATAACTAAATTTAAAGAGTTTAATAAAATTTATAAAGAGTTCTTAAAAGACTGTCCCGTTAAACCTGCAAGATCAGTAGTAGAAGTTTCTAACTTACCTTTAGGTGCAGAGGTAGAGATCGAATGCATAGCTCAGAGAGGATAG
- a CDS encoding single-stranded DNA-binding protein: MANLNKVFLIGRLVADPQLSHTNTGTPFTRFRIAVNNPYRDRSGNWQEDTLFIDIVLWGDAADRAVSRFSKGSRVLVEGRLRQSNWETEEGEKRSRIEVRADRVVGLDPRREQNETLDEIDDIEF; encoded by the coding sequence ATGGCTAACCTCAATAAAGTATTTCTTATTGGAAGATTAGTTGCTGATCCTCAACTATCTCATACTAATACTGGAACGCCTTTTACAAGGTTTAGAATAGCAGTTAATAATCCCTATAGAGACAGAAGTGGTAATTGGCAGGAAGATACGCTATTTATTGACATTGTTTTGTGGGGAGATGCAGCTGACAGAGCTGTAAGTAGATTCAGTAAGGGATCTAGAGTCCTTGTAGAAGGAAGATTAAGACAATCTAACTGGGAAACAGAAGAAGGTGAAAAACGTTCAAGAATTGAAGTAAGAGCAGATAGAGTAGTTGGACTTGATCCCAGAAGAGAACAAAACGAAACCTTAGATGAAATCGACGATATTGAATTTTAA
- a CDS encoding ArsR/SmtB family transcription factor: MAKEELMLSDERIEEGAECLKALASPVRLKILFTLKEKPMCVTDLEQELGISQSSLSQHLRTLRYKRIVAKMRKGNKVYYTISSEAFRELLNILPQIACFRGQ, translated from the coding sequence ATGGCAAAAGAAGAATTAATGCTTAGTGATGAAAGAATAGAAGAAGGTGCAGAATGTTTAAAAGCTCTTGCATCACCGGTAAGATTAAAGATTCTCTTTACACTAAAAGAAAAACCTATGTGTGTAACAGACTTAGAACAAGAGTTAGGAATTTCTCAGTCTTCATTATCTCAGCATTTAAGGACTCTTAGGTATAAAAGAATAGTTGCAAAAATGAGAAAAGGAAACAAGGTATATTATACTATATCCTCTGAAGCCTTTAGGGAACTTCTTAACATACTGCCTCAAATAGCTTGTTTTAGAGGTCAGTAA
- the rplI gene encoding 50S ribosomal protein L9 → MEVILLRDMENLGKVGDVVRVKDGYARNYLIPEGIALPASKSNIAKVRNELKALQRKAQRQLERYKELAEQLSSTRVVIEHEAGEEGKLFGSVTTSQIEKALHKAGFEDVEKRQIILEKPIRETGSYEVKIHLFKDIEATITVDVVPLNK, encoded by the coding sequence ATGGAAGTAATTCTACTTAGAGATATGGAAAATCTTGGAAAGGTTGGAGATGTTGTAAGAGTAAAGGATGGTTATGCAAGAAACTATCTCATTCCTGAAGGAATTGCTCTTCCTGCGTCAAAGTCTAATATTGCAAAAGTGAGAAATGAGCTTAAAGCTCTCCAAAGAAAAGCTCAAAGACAGCTTGAAAGATATAAGGAATTAGCTGAACAATTATCTTCTACAAGAGTTGTTATAGAGCATGAAGCTGGAGAGGAAGGAAAACTTTTTGGTTCTGTAACAACTTCCCAAATAGAAAAAGCTCTTCATAAAGCTGGTTTTGAAGATGTTGAAAAAAGACAAATTATTCTTGAAAAACCGATTAGAGAAACAGGTTCTTACGAAGTAAAGATTCATCTATTTAAGGACATTGAAGCTACTATAACTGTTGATGTAGTTCCTCTCAATAAGTAA